A segment of the Rhizoctonia solani chromosome 12, complete sequence genome:
GCGGGGCTGGTGAATGCAGGGAAACGGTAGCCTCCTGGACGACGGTTGAATTCAGAGTCGGTCATAATGATAATAACAAGGGTAGACTATTAAATGCGGCGAAATAGAACTCAAAGGCAAGGAAAATCGAGAAAACCAAGCAACACTGTTAATGAGAACTGACCCCTCCTGCTCTCCCATCTTTTATAGGAGACTCGGAGTGGATTGGCACGAATCACACTTTGGTAAATTATCGCGTCGAAGCGCTCAAGGTCTGTAGGTGCGTCGCGCAATGACACAGCAGGCGGAACCGCCGGAGTCCCCTTTTTCTGAACGAATATTCCACTTAATGGGATAGGGGGAAGCAGAGCGGCCTTGTTTACTCCAAGCTTGACTTTTCGTGTCCATATTGACAGTTGTTTAACTCCAATAATTGCCGGTATAGTGGCGTTAGCTCCGGGTGCCAACAGACTGCGCTCCGAGCAACCCCTCTATGTTCCAGTATTGAAATTCATTGATTGTTTTAAGCTATAGTTAATATATTGTGGATTGTACATACTATTGCCTACTCCCTATCATTCCGAATGACGCCAGTCGTTTGAGGATTAATTAAAAGCAAAACTCCCAGCGCGGTTACTGCGCCACTAGTATGGATCTGCAGTTTCCACCCCGTGATTAAAATCAGTAATTTCCTAAAAAGGTAGTCACCATAGTTAGTTACCGGAGTCGTAGCTTCGCCAGACGTGAAACCCGTGAAGCGTTAGTTGAGGGAAAAGGATCGGCTCGCTTTTTCAAGGCTATCGCGGTCGTCACAGGAGCTAGAAAATGTCCGGAGAATCAAAAGCGCTCATTGGTTTGGGATCAACCCCAGTCTGATTCATAGATAGCCAAAACATGAGCTACGGTGTGGAAGAAACACGTGGAATAATAGTCCCTGAGCGCAGGTGCGATGATGGCGATTTCAGCAAACTGCCGGGGTAGCTGGCGCAAGCTTTATTTCGTATAGCTAGCCACGATATCCATGGGGCGGTGGGGATCCAGAGATCGTATGTTACTAGCCAGGCTGATTGCCAGACGAGGTCGGGGATCTGAGGTCGAGTGTGCTGGGGAGTGGATCAAACGACACCTGTGGCTGTGACTTAGTCATATGGATTTTATGTCACAATGACCTCTCCAGGGGTATCTTCCCCGCTATCTCTACGCCGACAACGATTCTAAGCCTGGGCTTATATAGTATGTGCCAGAAGAGGAGAGCGATGCGACTGTTGAAGCACAGCGATAATTGATCTTTCACCCCGTGCGGCTCGCTAGTGGACTGACCATGTACTGGAGCTTGTTCATCATCCAGAGAAGGAATGCCTATTTTGAACAAACCTTTGCTTCGGGACTTGTCGCTACACCCTGTGAGATGATCTCCATCGCTCAATCGGCCTGCGTTTACGTCCCAACAAGAATCGGGAGTCCTCACAGCCAGCCCCCCATGCCTCGATGTTCCAACGTGGTGCTGTCTCGGATTCTCCCTGTGGTGCTCAATGAGGCCTTTGTCTGGTCTCGAACGTGGCATATGGAATATGAAGTGAATAAAAGATCCCGGGATCTCTTCTGATGAGCTCTCACTCCTCCCGACCACCTCGGCCGCGGCCTCTACCTTCTGGACATCGAGGACTATAACCATGGCACACATTGCTCAGCACTATCGATATGAAAACACTCACGGTGACGATTTTGACTACCCTGAGCCCAATTATCCCTATCTCTACGCTCCTCGCAGCGACGCCGGCTATACGGTTTGTTTACGtcaaccaccaccacgttTCCCGTCTGACTATTGTTTTGCACAGACCCCAGCAGTCTCTCACGCGCCACTCCCGCCGGCTAGTGTCGCACCTTCTCATCATTCGGGCACATTTTCTCAGCCCAAGGCGAAACGGCGGGTTCCTGAACGAGCCTACAGCGATACGTCTCGGTCTTCAGGTGGCGATTCTTATATTACACCCTCTCTATCCCAATCCCAAGTAGGAAACCGTAATCGCACCACGATTTACAATCACAACTACGCAAGCCCTCGCTCTCGGGCCACTTCGTTTGTATCTCGTGAAGACCTTCGCAATATTCCCAATGGGCCACCAAGCCCGCCTGTAGCCCCCTTTACCCCTCGTTCCAAGCCACCGACTTTGGTCCCATCTTCCTCGGTGCTTTCTCACCAGTGGGTACCCACTAACTATAGTGGCAGCAGCATATCATCACCGAAGCCAGCAAACCCTCGCCGTCTTCGAGGCGTGCTTAAGAATCCCCAACCTTCCAACGATGATGCCTCGTACACATCATCTTCCAGCGCCCCCGATGTCATTGAAGGGCCACCACCACCTATTATTGTACCATCTGCCAATGAGCGCACTTTCTCAATGGTTCAGCCTAGGATAGAGTCGGGTCCATCCTCCGAGCTAGTTATCCATCGTCAATCGAGGGCAATTTCAACAAGTTCTCCCTCGGTAGCCCCTCAAAAGACCCAATTTAACGGAAATAGTAACCAAGTCTCACGCCATCTTAGCAAGCCTTGGGACGCACGCTCGCCTCCTCGCCTGGACTCAGCAACCCGAAATACACCGGCCTTTGATATACCTGGTGTTCATAGCATACAGCTTATTGTTGCTGGATTACCTTGGTCTATACATGTCCGTGCAGGTGCTTCTCGCTCTCGTTCTTCAAAATCTCGCTCTCGTTCTCGCTCCGAACAGATCACGATTGGTGACGTTATTGACAGCGTCTATGCTTCATTGAACAAGTCGTTGACGCGCACTGATGTGCGTGCCGCATCCAATGATACCAAAAAGCGAATTGCACGCGCCGCAGCTGCAGCTGAACGCGAGTCACAACGCGGAGAACATAGCGCGAGGACCGGCAAGCCTTCCGCAGCTCGTCGAATCGATTTCTTGGGCTCGAGGATATGGTTCTTGGGGTTAGAAAAGAACGATGATTTTGCACGGCGGGAAGGATACGGACTAAGCGAGGGCGAATTGCATAAGGTGTGGGTGATGCGTTTTAGTTCGACGCCCAATGGCCGTGCAACGACTGTCCCGGTCTGACTGACCTCGTGTCTATGAACCTGTGGGATTAAGACCCTGCTCTAATGACAGTTTCTTTGCGTCTGTTTTTAATTATTACTTTTCATTGTTTTCATGTGTGTAATACTCTGCATGTGTGGGATACTCTTTCCATTACATACGATCTAGGACTTAGGCTTAATGCCGGAAATGGATTCCGACTTGTAACAACAGCAAATTGTAATACAATCAATGATTATGTCATTTTTATTTCCTATTTCCTGAGCGATCAATCGACCACAATGTCTGGGCTCCGGTGCTTTGCGTCTGTCTCTCGAGCCTTTCTGGTATGTGCTTCAAgacaaaacaaaaacaaaaacaattAACTGATCGGAATGGCCTTTAAGCCGGTATGTGGCGTGGGTATTCAGCCTCAATTGAGGGTACGAACATTCTCGAGTACCCCCATCGCTCTGGCCAAAATATCTTCACCTGGAAAGAAAAAGCGCAGAAAGCGGGTCAAGGTCCGAGAGATCAATCCAGAGGCCATGCCAATAGTGGAAGCCGCACATGTACTACGGGCAAGTGGTATTGATTATCCAGGCAGTATCTATGGCACTAAGCATTGGTCTATGGTCTTGCATGGGCTCATTTACTCTGGCGTCCTGATATGGACTGATTCTTGTATATGGCCTAACAGTCTGTCGAGGCTAGCCGACCACTCTCTGCGTACGAATTGCACATCAAGACGCAATTTACCCGTGGTCAAGCGCCCTTGCGAGGCCGAATTGCCTTGCCCCGTGACCCACGGACCCGCGGTGAGACTGTGCTAGTATTTGCAGAGGGAAAGGCAGCTCAGGATGCGCGCGAGGCCGGCGCCGCCTACGTCGGTGGTGAGGAGCTTGTTCCAAAGGTATGTGCGCATCGCCCCTTCTTGATCCACTGCCCACCCCCAAACCTTGCTGGCCAACCCTGAACTATACAATTTGATTGTCCGGTGATTTGTGTCGGTGCCAGGTACTCGATGGAACTCTTAGGCCTACCAAGGTGATTTGTACTCCCAACTTGATAGGACCCATTACTCCGAAACTTGCAAGATTTTTGGGGCCAAAAGGCACGTTTTCACCCCGCCTGTGTCTAGATTCTCCTTGGCCGACTCAAGTCCCACGTTTTGTTACATTCTAGGATTGATGCCGGCAGCTAAGCGCGGGACGGTGACCGAGGACGTCGTTGCGGCTATACGGGAAGCGAAAGGTATGCTCGAATGGAAAGGCGATAAATTTGGTTACGTCCGTGCCGCAGTTGGACGAGTGAGTTTATTTGCTTTGGTAGTTCTAGGCCTGGATTGGACCCAATAACCATTACCAGATCATTTCCCAGTCGAGGAGGTCGAGAACAACGTGCGAACATTTTTACAAACCGTGCGCGATGCCATGACACCAGAGGATGAGGTATTTGCTACTCGTAAAAAAGCTGGTCAGTCCTGTTCATTTATTTGCACTGGTTATTCACATGACTAACTTTAATACCTCCGCTGTCTCTAGCATCAACCATATTGCAGGTCTATCTCAGTTCTACCCAAGGCCCGGGCATTGAACTATCTGATGTGGGGTATATCCCATACAAGTAATTTCCTTCTTCAAGCTACCGAGTCTTGTGTGGCATTCCTTGGTGCTCGCAAATAAACACACCAAGATTGTTTACTTTGCAACGCAAGTTCTGGCTATTCAATGAATCAATCTAAAATGATAGAAAAGATGAAACCGGTGTTCAAGCTATTATGACTTACGTCTGTATTCATGCTTTTCGTGAAGTACTGGGGGAAAGGGGGAGTTCGTGTATTAGGATCAGTGCAATGTGGTATGGATACAGTAAACATTAATTCAGTATAGCGTAGGGCACCGTGGAGACCTCTGTGCGCCTAATCCGCCCTCTTTCCAGGTTGGCTGTTTTCCCAATTTTTTTCCATCTCGGCCTGAATCTGGGTGGCGAGTTCGCTTGCCTCTCTATTAAGCCAGCTATCAGTTTCTATATCGGGGGGAGCTAAATCAGTGCCGGCGCCCCGACGTCGGGACTCTCGTAGCCCTTTGCGTCTTGAATTGTCTCTCGACTTTCTTCGCGATGATCCAGCTTCTGACTCCACCTCGAACGCGTTTATGCGATCCTCATCGATACTGTCGGTGCTACGCAAATCATCCAGCTCCGAAGTCTCTGACTCGATGTTTGGCTCATCGGCGGCGGGCTGGGTGTGGGAGGGACCAAGTCTACGAATTCCACGCGTTCGGATTAGAGGTGTGATGCGGGGTGGGTGAGGAAAAGCGTCCCCCCAACTTGCTTTTCGAGCGTCATAGTATGCCTGTTTACCTTGGGAGCGAGGGATGGTTATGCGCGCGATCGAACCTATAGGGGCAAAGATGATGGTCAAAAACAATGGTTGACTAAATCGGAGCCCAAGTTGATCAATCGATGGATGAACAAACAATGATTGTATGCGTGAAAATAATCTCGTGATAGGCGACGGGGACTATGCCCGAGGCACTAAATGGGCGCCAAACCCCCGAAACGAGTCATAGTAGAAAGTAGCATGCTCTCCAGGTGATGGGTCGAGGAATAAGGTGTGATCGAGCGCTCAAAGTTTGCGTACCTTCGTTCGTGCAAGTATCCATGATCACATGTCCGCTACGCTTCATTGGGGGGTAAATTATTCGAGGCCATGTTCCGATGGCACCACGCAGTACCTCTTCTTCAGAATTTTGTTCGACAGACTCGATAGGCTCCTGGGTTTGACCCAAGTCATTTCGTTCTATTCCTACTTCATGCGCCATGCCTCCGTGTCCATCAATCCAGTCCACACTCCATCTTCTCCAACCTCCAGTACTTGCCGTCCATGTCGGTCTTTCCTTTTACCTTTGGTTTGGCCCTTGCGCTTACCACCTTCTACGACTTCCTCCAGTCGCATTTTTTCAGCGGATTCACGCCCAACAGCTCCAACTAAGCCCTTGGCTGCCGGGCTGCCGTATTGCTGGGTACGGTGAGTCACAGGGCCCTACGGAAATGAAGTCAGTCATTGTGAAGAGAATTGGCTGGCACATTGAGTTGTTTTGATGTACTCACCCTCCCTCTCCGTATGACCACATATGAGTAGGCCACATCTTCGTGGCCCTCACGCGAATGTTTTGTGTGTCGCAGAAAAGGCGGCGTCTGAACTCGCTGGGTGAAATGGCAAATATCCCGAGTGTTTGGCGAACTATGTAGCGGGCATGCATGAGAATGGGGACACTGTCACGTGTGGTTAGTGACCATGTCGATATACGTAGCTGCCTACTAACAGGAGCGAGTACATGGCTTCCCGGAGCCCTCTGATTATCCTCTGACCCCTCGACTCGAGAGTCAAGTTCCTTTCTTCCCAAATCCAAGAGCAGTTCTCTAGCTTGTGCTACACTATCAAACCCTGTGGGAGTTCCATGATCGATGATAACCTTTACCCGATAATCTATGTCAGATGATATAGTATATACGTGAACAATTAGAGGCGACTCACCATCCACTCTGCCCCAGACTGCCACATTTCTGTGACCATCCGCTTGCGTGCGGTTCCATCAGGAAGCTCCGACAGAGTGAATGCGCATAGAGCTAATGACTGTTCAGGTACGGGCAGTTGAGTATTCTATATGTGGTTCAGTTATGAGTAACATTCCCGATAGCAATGACGAAAACCAAGAGAATTGTTTAGTATATGCGCACACACCTTTCCCCAGAAATCTTGGTACAGAACCTCGCATTCACCTATATTCGTTCCCTTGACCAATCGTCTCGCCAACTCTGTCAAACCACGTCTAGAGTCGAGTAGCATGTATTTTTTGAGTGTGGATATTGACCATGACTGTTCACGTGGAATATTATTCTCCAGATTATGCAGTGTAACCGAAGAGGTTGGAATCGAAGGGACAGATGAAGGCCCGACGCGCAAGTGGTGAGGGGACGCGGATATGGGTGTCCAGGAGGTCGGGTTAGCGTTTTCATCGAGTGGTTTAGACGGGTCCTGTCCGGTTTCTGGAGCCGAGATTGGCTCTCGAAAGGTTACCAAAGCAGCCCTTCAGAAAATTAGTATTCATATATAAGGTCTTCCCAATGAGTGAGCGCGGCACATACCACAACCCCTGGCCAGTCTTGCCCCCAAAATCAATGACGGTCTCTATTCGGTCGTCACCCTTCCCAGGTCCAGATATTCGTTGGGATATTTCTCGAAAGACATTGGCTGTAGCGGCATAATGGGCTGGCATCACGACTGTATTGAATGCTAATGCTTCCCGAGGGCCGAGCTGAACCACTGTCTTGTAATTTCCTAAGTGGAAGCAAATCACGGTCAATAGTATTGAAATATTATACCTGATTTGTCATACCTTTGGTACTAAATGTGAGTGATGGTGCAGTACTCGATAATTGCCATTCAGGCTTGAGATTTGACGAACGCGCATTTTCTGGCTTGTGATAAGGTATTTTCGAGGGACCCGAGCTTGAAGTTGTTGGCTGAGTGTTTGGTTGTATGGGATAAAAGAATAACCGTTTAGCATCCGAACGTAGTTGGTGTTTGTCGGACTCTGCGAGCGTGAGTAGGAACTGAGCTGGATATTGAATTGTCTCACCTTCAACGACCCTACTAACGGCATGCTCAAGCTCCCACGGCAGAACTACCATGCCAACATGTTTCGTTCCATATACTGCCGCGGGGGATCGCCTCTCTTCTCGTGGGCCGTCCCAATATGAGCCTTCGTGGGTTTCTGCTCCTCTCTCGGCAATCTCGTAACCCTCATATTCGGGAGGGAGACTATCAAAGGTATCGGTCTCTTCGACTTGAAGCTCGGGACGCTCCACATAGTGCTTGGAGCCATGGCGAAATTTGCGGAGGAGAGATAAATCCGTGTCATGGAGCAATTGACTAAGAGCTGGG
Coding sequences within it:
- a CDS encoding 50S ribosomal protein L1; translated protein: MAHIAQHYRYENTHGDDFDYPEPNYPYLYAPRSDAGYTTPAVSHAPLPPASVAPSHHSGTFSQPKAKRRVPERAYSDTSRSSGGDSYITPSLSQSQVGNRNRTTIYNHNYASPRSRATSFVSREDLRNIPNGPPSPPVAPFTPRSKPPTLVPSSSVLSHQWVPTNYSGSSISSPKPANPRRLRGVLKNPQPSNDDASYTSSSSAPDVIEGPPPPIIVPSANERTFSMVQPRIESGPSSELVIHRQSRAISTSSPSVAPQKTQFNGNSNQVSRHLSKPWDARSPPRLDSATRNTPAFDIPGVHSIQLIVAGLPWSIHVRAGASRSRSSKSRSRSRSEQITIGDVIDSVYASLNKSLTRTDVRAASNDTKKRIARAAAAAERESQRGEHSARTGKPSAARRIDFLGSRIWFLGLEKNDDFARREGYGLSEGELHKVWVMRFSSTPNGRATTVPV
- a CDS encoding ribosomal protein L1p/L10e family translates to MSGLRCFASVSRAFLPVCGVGIQPQLRVRTFSSTPIALAKISSPGKKKRRKRVKVREINPEAMPIVEAAHVLRASGIDYPGSIYGTKHWSMSVEASRPLSAYELHIKTQFTRGQAPLRGRIALPRDPRTRGETVLVFAEGKAAQDAREAGAAYVGGEELVPKAYQGDLYSQLDRTHYSETCKIFGAKRHVFTPPVSRFSLADSSPTFCYILGLMPAAKRGTVTEDVVAAIREAKVEEVENNVRTFLQTVRDAMTPEDEVFATRKKAASTILQVYLSSTQGPGIELSDVGYIPYK
- a CDS encoding 37S ribosomal protein S22, mitochondrial, producing the protein MSFRATLARLRQNAINTQNAPNAPLQLDPALSQLLHDTDLSLLRKFRHGSKHYVERPELQVEETDTFDSLPPEYEGYEIAERGAETHEGSYWDGPREERRSPAAVYGTKHVGMVVLPWELEHAVSRVVEGETIQYPAQFLLTLAESDKHQLRSDAKRLFFYPIQPNTQPTTSSSGPSKIPYHKPENARSSNLKPEWQLSSTAPSLTFSTKGNYKTVVQLGPREALAFNTVVMPAHYAATANVFREISQRISGPGKGDDRIETVIDFGGKTGQGLWAALVTFREPISAPETGQDPSKPLDENANPTSWTPISASPHHLRVGPSSVPSIPTSSVTLHNLENNIPREQSWSISTLKKYMLLDSRRGLTELARRLVKGTNIGECEVLYQDFWGKNTQLPVPEQSLALCAFTLSELPDGTARKRMVTEMWQSGAEWMVIIDHGTPTGFDSVAQARELLLDLGRKELDSRVEGSEDNQRAPGSHVLAPCPHSHACPLHSSPNTRDICHFTQRVQTPPFLRHTKHSREGHEDVAYSYVVIRRGRGPVTHRTQQYGSPAAKGLVGAVGRESAEKMRLEEVVEGGWRRWSVDWIDGHGGMAHEVGIERNDLGQTQEPIESVEQNSEEEVLRGAIGTWPRIIYPPMKRSGHVIMDTCTNEGSIARITIPRSQGKQAYYDARKASWGDAFPHPPRITPLIRTRGIRRLGPSHTQPAADEPNIESETSELDDLRSTDSIDEDRINAFEVESEAGSSRRKSRDNSRRKGLRESRRRGAGTDLAPPDIETDSWLNREASELATQIQAEMEKNWENSQPGKRAD